From the genome of Candidatus Eisenbacteria bacterium, one region includes:
- a CDS encoding competence/damage-inducible protein A: MQIEIVTIGYEVLSGRTLDTNFSWLARALEEASVQVAWHTTVGDDPKFIGEALRRALDRADAVVTTGGLGPTPDDLTRKAVATALRRPLQLDEAVLESIRERARRANRKLPPSVETQALLPRGATAWPNPVGSAPGLLIVHGDKPVIMLPGVPQEMEALAEQFVVPYLRERTGRTVESFTLRTAGVYESMLHEAIGKMPARWPATSLAYLPSYFGVDLRVTTAGADADAVRSVSSRARHELMEKVAPVVYAEGGEAMEAVVGRLLLEQGLRLTSAESCTGGLLAKRVTDVPGASRYFERGFVTYSNEAKVQMLGVSAADLEAHGAVSAPVAEQLARGARRVSGAEVGVGITGIAGPEGGTATKPVGTVFIAVSSPRGEAVRTYRFMGSRVAVRERATQTALDLLRRQLGGLPLDPRLG; the protein is encoded by the coding sequence ATGCAGATCGAGATCGTCACCATCGGCTACGAGGTCCTCTCGGGCCGGACCCTCGACACCAATTTCTCCTGGCTCGCGCGCGCGCTCGAGGAAGCCAGCGTGCAGGTGGCGTGGCACACCACCGTCGGCGACGATCCCAAGTTCATCGGTGAAGCGCTGAGGCGTGCGCTCGACCGCGCCGATGCCGTGGTGACGACGGGCGGCCTGGGGCCGACGCCGGATGACCTCACGCGCAAGGCCGTGGCCACCGCGCTGCGCCGGCCGCTGCAGCTCGACGAGGCGGTGCTCGAGAGCATTCGCGAGCGCGCTCGCCGGGCCAACCGCAAGCTTCCTCCTTCGGTGGAGACGCAGGCGCTGCTGCCGCGTGGTGCTACGGCGTGGCCGAATCCCGTCGGCAGCGCGCCAGGGCTGCTGATCGTTCACGGCGACAAGCCGGTCATCATGCTGCCGGGCGTGCCGCAGGAGATGGAGGCGCTCGCCGAGCAGTTCGTGGTGCCGTATCTGCGGGAGCGCACCGGCCGCACGGTCGAGTCCTTCACGCTGCGCACCGCCGGGGTCTACGAGAGCATGCTCCACGAGGCGATCGGCAAGATGCCCGCGCGCTGGCCCGCCACGTCGCTCGCCTACCTGCCGAGCTACTTCGGCGTGGACCTGCGCGTCACCACCGCGGGCGCCGATGCCGACGCGGTGCGCTCCGTGTCGAGCCGCGCGCGCCACGAGCTCATGGAGAAGGTCGCTCCGGTCGTGTACGCAGAAGGCGGCGAGGCCATGGAAGCCGTGGTTGGCCGGCTGCTGCTCGAGCAGGGACTGCGGCTCACGTCCGCCGAGTCGTGCACCGGTGGCCTGCTGGCCAAGCGCGTCACCGACGTTCCCGGCGCTTCGCGCTACTTCGAGCGCGGCTTCGTCACCTATTCCAACGAAGCCAAGGTGCAGATGCTGGGCGTGAGCGCCGCAGACCTCGAAGCGCACGGCGCGGTGAGTGCGCCGGTCGCCGAGCAGCTCGCGCGCGGAGCGCGGCGCGTGTCGGGCGCCGAAGTCGGCGTCGGCATCACCGGCATCGCCGGCCCCGAAGGCGGCACGGCGACCAAGCCGGTGGGCACCGTGTTCATCGCCGTTTCCTCGCCGCGCGGCGAGGCCGTGCGCACCTATCGATTCATGGGGAGTCGGGTCGCGGTCCGCGAGCGCGCCACACAGACCGCGCTCGATCTTCTGCGGCGCCAGCTCGGCGGCCTGCCCCTCGACCCGCGCCTCGGGTGA
- a CDS encoding glycosyltransferase family 39 protein: MTLGLPPPGRRHRAQWLGLALGTLALHLIGLTRYGWFRDEFYYVACARRLTWGYVDHPPLSIAVLALVRGVAGESLFAIRLTAAVAGAATVYFTARLAREMGGGAFAQALAGLAALLAPIFLGITRFYSMNAFDVLIWTLASLALIGALREGGARRWSMLGLWMGLGLLNKISMMWFGIGLLAGLVWTSHRRHLLTPWPYLAAAVAVLCFLPHVLWQAANQWPTREFMRNATAYKMATVSVRDFLLTQFRVLGAGNALIYVPGLLYGLLAAGGAPWRIFSILFLTVATLLIAAGTSRANYLAVAYPPLFALGGLAWERWSARAPRLARGALVAVVILLGLPWIPLALPVLPVEDFIRYQAALGMQPKSEERKEVGPLPQHYADEHGWNELASEVAKALARLTPEERAKAVVFGQNYGEAGAIDVLGRKLGLPRAISGHNNYWLWGPGDWDGSVIIIIGGDRPDNAAFFESVEVVGTWDHPYAMPYERHLDISIGRRLKKTPKEVWPQLRHYN; encoded by the coding sequence ATGACGCTCGGGCTTCCTCCTCCCGGACGCCGGCATCGCGCGCAATGGCTCGGACTCGCGCTGGGCACCCTGGCCCTCCACCTGATCGGGCTCACTCGCTACGGTTGGTTCCGCGACGAGTTCTACTACGTCGCCTGCGCCCGGCGCCTGACCTGGGGCTACGTGGATCATCCGCCGCTGTCCATCGCCGTGCTGGCCCTGGTGCGCGGCGTGGCGGGCGAATCGCTGTTCGCCATCCGGCTCACGGCCGCCGTGGCGGGCGCAGCCACCGTCTATTTCACCGCCCGTCTCGCGCGCGAGATGGGCGGCGGGGCGTTCGCTCAGGCGCTGGCCGGCCTCGCCGCGCTGCTGGCCCCGATCTTCCTCGGCATCACGCGCTTCTACTCGATGAATGCATTCGACGTGCTGATCTGGACGCTGGCCTCGCTCGCCTTGATCGGCGCACTGCGCGAAGGCGGAGCTCGTCGCTGGTCGATGCTCGGGCTTTGGATGGGCCTCGGCCTGCTCAACAAGATCAGCATGATGTGGTTCGGCATCGGCCTCCTGGCCGGTCTCGTGTGGACGTCCCATCGCCGGCACCTGCTGACGCCGTGGCCTTACCTGGCCGCCGCCGTCGCGGTCCTTTGCTTCCTGCCGCACGTGCTGTGGCAGGCGGCGAATCAGTGGCCGACGCGGGAGTTCATGCGCAACGCCACCGCGTACAAGATGGCGACCGTCTCGGTGCGCGACTTCCTGCTCACCCAGTTCCGCGTCCTCGGCGCGGGCAACGCGCTCATCTATGTCCCGGGTCTCCTCTATGGATTGCTGGCGGCGGGTGGCGCGCCTTGGCGCATCTTCTCGATTCTCTTCCTCACGGTCGCGACGCTGCTCATCGCTGCGGGCACGAGCCGCGCCAACTATCTCGCCGTCGCTTACCCTCCGCTGTTCGCGCTCGGTGGATTGGCCTGGGAGCGATGGAGCGCACGCGCGCCGCGGCTGGCCCGCGGCGCCCTGGTCGCCGTGGTCATTCTGCTCGGGCTGCCCTGGATCCCGCTGGCGCTTCCTGTTTTGCCGGTCGAGGACTTCATCCGCTACCAGGCCGCCCTCGGAATGCAGCCGAAGAGCGAGGAGCGCAAGGAGGTCGGCCCGCTGCCGCAGCACTACGCCGACGAGCACGGCTGGAACGAGCTCGCGTCCGAGGTCGCCAAGGCTCTTGCGCGGCTCACGCCCGAGGAGCGCGCGAAGGCCGTCGTGTTCGGCCAGAACTACGGCGAGGCCGGGGCGATCGACGTGCTCGGCCGGAAGCTCGGCCTGCCGAGGGCGATCAGCGGCCACAACAACTACTGGCTCTGGGGGCCCGGGGATTGGGATGGGAGCGTGATCATCATCATCGGCGGCGACCGCCCGGACAACGCCGCCTTCTTCGAGAGCGTCGAGGTGGTGGGGACCTGGGACCACCCCTACGCGATGCCCTACGAGCGCCACCTGGACATCTCCATCGGACGGCGGTTGAAGAAGACCCCGAAGGAGGTGTGGCCGCAACTCAGGCATTACAACTAG
- the thpR gene encoding RNA 2',3'-cyclic phosphodiesterase translates to MAKQGENERLRIFLAVFPPPATQAAAERRIERLKQPDDHVSWVKRDNLHYTLRFLGDLGADGARRAAEAARAAAEAQPAFDACLGGLGAFPNARKARVLWLGLSKGGESLSALARAVEAALQKKGFGRADRPFASHLTIGRVRTPGRDWTDALEAAAAPQDEDGARFRVDRVLVVHSQLSPKGSIYSVRAEVPLRGES, encoded by the coding sequence ATGGCGAAGCAGGGGGAGAACGAGCGGCTCCGCATCTTCCTCGCCGTGTTCCCTCCGCCGGCCACTCAGGCGGCGGCCGAGCGCAGGATCGAGCGGCTGAAGCAGCCGGATGACCATGTGTCCTGGGTCAAGCGCGACAACCTTCACTACACGTTGCGCTTCCTCGGCGATCTCGGGGCCGACGGCGCGCGGCGTGCCGCGGAAGCGGCCCGGGCGGCCGCCGAAGCGCAGCCGGCCTTCGACGCCTGTCTTGGCGGACTGGGCGCCTTCCCCAACGCGCGCAAGGCGCGCGTCCTCTGGCTCGGCTTGTCGAAGGGCGGCGAGTCGCTGAGCGCGCTGGCTCGCGCGGTCGAGGCCGCGCTCCAGAAGAAGGGCTTCGGGCGTGCCGATCGGCCGTTCGCGTCCCATCTGACGATCGGCCGCGTGCGCACGCCGGGACGCGACTGGACCGATGCCCTCGAGGCCGCCGCGGCGCCGCAAGACGAAGACGGTGCGCGCTTCCGCGTGGATCGCGTCCTGGTGGTGCACAGCCAGCTCTCGCCCAAGGGCTCGATCTACAGCGTGCGGGCCGAGGTTCCGCTTCGGGGTGAGTCATGA
- a CDS encoding FlgD immunoglobulin-like domain containing protein — translation MDPDSLDVLFDSISESIEAFGGSGCFTAGCELLSARGQRSLNERVAQDFLVLLLNREAGMICDSNSVSCDVEDIENVGDVIDFVDDRLCAATNGELDELKSLIRCAMKSRDGADDVEEDSAWRQALTAPQVPKGGIRVRTLSGNPLRPSAGVQTRMQLSTDEPVMVQFGIYDAQGRLVARLLSNVAVAGQRVVSWNGKNLAGDRVPAGTYFYRATGPNAKASGTIVVLK, via the coding sequence ATGGATCCGGATTCGCTGGACGTCCTTTTCGACAGCATCTCCGAGTCGATCGAAGCATTCGGCGGGAGCGGCTGCTTCACGGCGGGCTGCGAGCTCCTCTCGGCGCGCGGCCAACGGAGCCTGAACGAGAGAGTTGCCCAGGACTTCCTGGTGCTGCTGCTCAATCGCGAGGCCGGAATGATCTGCGACTCGAACTCGGTGTCCTGCGATGTCGAGGACATCGAGAACGTGGGCGACGTGATCGATTTCGTCGACGACCGGTTGTGCGCCGCGACCAACGGCGAGCTCGATGAGCTGAAGAGCCTCATCAGGTGCGCCATGAAGTCGCGCGACGGTGCCGACGACGTCGAGGAAGACAGCGCTTGGCGTCAGGCGCTGACGGCTCCTCAGGTGCCTAAGGGTGGCATCCGCGTCAGGACCTTGAGCGGCAATCCTCTCCGTCCCTCGGCCGGCGTGCAGACCCGGATGCAGCTGAGCACCGACGAACCGGTGATGGTGCAGTTCGGCATCTACGACGCGCAGGGCCGTCTGGTCGCCAGGTTGCTGAGCAACGTCGCGGTGGCGGGACAGAGGGTGGTGAGCTGGAACGGCAAGAACCTCGCGGGTGACCGTGTCCCGGCCGGCACGTACTTCTACCGTGCGACCGGACCGAACGCGAAGGCGAGTGGCACCATCGTCGTGCTGAAGTAA